A single genomic interval of Candidatus Zixiibacteriota bacterium harbors:
- a CDS encoding dihydrodipicolinate synthase family protein, with protein sequence MALAKPIKGIIGACLTPFGQDDRVDYKALEREIEFLIPDCDAITVAAVEAAEYTMLSREERKELLRIATEMIGGRVPVILGCSSPSPREVIELAEYAAKVGGDLVQVLMPLRPWGGQPTIAELMEFYTQVASASPLPVTCYHNPGPGADPPQDAFVKISEIDNIRYFKESSRDITKISRLIEQIELAGRGHYFTTMQPLLVTLMLGGSGATMPPPGTRIGAQIVRAFRAGDLETARFWARCYALFPGKWAAYGLPPVMKSAMKHFGVDIGNPARPYAPVSPRDHEQIGQFLRQVGLIGEAGPTPKGLLEASEKLRQEDTFLR encoded by the coding sequence ATGGCCCTCGCCAAACCGATCAAAGGAATCATCGGCGCCTGCCTGACGCCGTTCGGCCAGGACGATCGCGTCGATTACAAGGCGCTCGAGCGGGAGATCGAGTTCCTCATCCCGGACTGTGACGCGATCACGGTCGCCGCGGTCGAGGCCGCCGAGTACACGATGCTCTCGCGCGAGGAGCGCAAGGAGTTGCTGCGCATCGCCACCGAGATGATCGGCGGCCGCGTGCCCGTCATCCTGGGCTGCTCGAGCCCCTCGCCACGGGAAGTGATCGAGCTAGCCGAGTATGCGGCGAAGGTGGGGGGCGATCTCGTTCAGGTGCTGATGCCGCTGCGCCCGTGGGGAGGGCAGCCGACGATCGCGGAGCTGATGGAGTTCTATACGCAGGTCGCCTCGGCGAGCCCGCTGCCGGTCACCTGCTATCACAATCCCGGGCCGGGCGCCGATCCTCCACAGGATGCGTTCGTGAAGATCAGCGAGATCGACAACATCCGGTACTTCAAGGAAAGCTCGCGGGATATCACCAAAATTTCGAGACTGATCGAGCAAATCGAGCTCGCCGGTCGCGGCCACTATTTCACGACGATGCAGCCGCTTCTGGTGACGTTGATGCTCGGCGGGTCGGGGGCGACGATGCCGCCGCCCGGTACGCGCATCGGGGCGCAGATCGTGCGTGCCTTCCGCGCGGGGGATCTGGAAACGGCGCGGTTCTGGGCGCGCTGCTACGCGCTGTTTCCGGGAAAATGGGCGGCCTACGGCCTGCCGCCCGTAATGAAGTCGGCGATGAAGCATTTCGGGGTGGACATCGGGAATCCAGCAAGGCCCTATGCGCCCGTGAGCCCGCGCGACCACGAGCAGATCGGTCAGTTTCTGCGGCAGGTCGGCCTCATCGGCGAGGCGGGGCCGACGCCGAAGGGATTGCTGGAAGCCAGCGAAAAGCTCCGGCAGGAAGATACCTTCCTCCGTTAA
- a CDS encoding cyclase family protein: MEMVDLSRVIYDGMPKIPVLPEVRVQKFFSLEKGHPLNVTELSLPCHAGTHVDAPIHIVPDGKSIEELPLEAFVGPGAVIHVDKKGGEEVTAADLEASGVAVNRGDILMLHTGWDEKFDSPEYNMHPYLSVDAAEWMVKKGIKMLGIDCITVDLPTPLRPKGFDFPVHRTLLGNGVLIAENVVNLGSILGKKTRILALPLRVKGSDAGHARIVAEILH, translated from the coding sequence ATGGAGATGGTCGATTTGTCGCGCGTGATCTACGACGGCATGCCGAAGATCCCGGTTCTGCCGGAGGTTCGCGTGCAGAAATTCTTCAGCCTGGAGAAAGGTCACCCGCTGAACGTGACCGAGCTCTCCTTGCCCTGCCACGCGGGCACGCACGTCGACGCGCCGATTCACATCGTGCCGGACGGCAAGTCGATCGAGGAGCTTCCGCTCGAGGCGTTCGTCGGTCCGGGCGCGGTGATCCACGTCGACAAGAAAGGGGGCGAGGAGGTGACGGCGGCGGACCTGGAAGCCTCCGGGGTGGCGGTGAACCGCGGCGACATCCTGATGCTGCACACCGGCTGGGACGAGAAGTTCGACAGCCCGGAGTATAACATGCACCCGTATCTTTCGGTCGACGCGGCGGAGTGGATGGTCAAGAAGGGGATCAAGATGCTCGGGATCGACTGCATCACCGTCGACCTGCCGACGCCGCTCCGACCCAAAGGGTTCGATTTCCCGGTGCACCGGACACTGCTCGGAAACGGCGTCCTGATCGCGGAGAACGTGGTCAACCTGGGGAGCATTCTGGGCAAGAAGACCCGGATCCTCGCCTTGCCTCTGAGGGTCAAGGGCAGCGACGCGGGGCACGCCCGAATCGTGGCGGAAATTCTGCATTGA
- a CDS encoding iron-containing redox enzyme family protein — translation MALSPQAFVAEIRGMVRSKHSKDHPIIGMIENGELTREQLKGFVGQFYLFFPKPFPKPIAAMLSRCPDDPDLERMWIENVVEEGTGEISGTDSHKGLFIRFAEACGYTKEELDRVEPTPETQAFLDWRELLMYQRSWLELFASQGFCLEGTASERMARIVNGLTRHYGFKRDSEDIRYWTLHMGVDEEHMKVGPLAVERYATTDYQQDLVRAAVQKTLDQFWLAFDGIKRAFVDMDPLYARWRNGR, via the coding sequence ATGGCGCTGTCACCACAGGCTTTCGTTGCCGAGATTCGGGGGATGGTGCGCAGCAAGCACTCCAAAGACCACCCGATCATCGGAATGATCGAGAACGGCGAGCTGACGCGCGAGCAGCTCAAGGGATTTGTCGGGCAGTTCTATCTTTTCTTTCCGAAGCCATTCCCGAAGCCCATCGCCGCGATGCTCAGCCGCTGTCCGGACGATCCCGACCTCGAGCGCATGTGGATCGAGAACGTCGTCGAGGAAGGAACGGGGGAGATCAGCGGTACGGACAGCCACAAGGGGCTGTTCATCCGGTTCGCGGAGGCGTGCGGTTACACCAAGGAGGAGCTGGACCGGGTCGAGCCGACGCCCGAAACCCAGGCGTTTCTCGATTGGCGGGAGCTGCTGATGTACCAGCGGAGCTGGCTCGAGCTCTTCGCCAGCCAGGGTTTTTGCCTCGAAGGCACCGCCAGCGAACGGATGGCGCGCATCGTGAACGGGCTTACGCGGCATTACGGTTTCAAGCGTGATTCCGAAGACATCCGCTACTGGACCCTGCACATGGGGGTCGACGAGGAGCACATGAAGGTGGGGCCGCTGGCGGTCGAGCGCTACGCGACCACGGATTACCAGCAGGACCTCGTTCGCGCCGCAGTGCAAAAGACGCTCGACCAGTTCTGGCTGGCCTTCGACGGGATCAAGCGAGCTTTCGTGGACATGGACCCGCTTTACGCCCGCTGGCGCAACGGCCGCTGA
- a CDS encoding NUDIX domain-containing protein, with protein sequence MLDAVVAVIMKGEKVLLIQRAPGIRGGGYWAPVSGEVEPGESQADAVAREAMEEVGLTVRPVRKVWENVSTRGTFKLHWWIAEYVAGELALNAAEVGDARWLTVGEINLLDGTFDGDREFYRTILPSLRP encoded by the coding sequence ATGCTCGACGCCGTCGTTGCCGTCATAATGAAAGGGGAGAAAGTGCTTCTCATCCAGAGGGCGCCGGGGATCCGGGGCGGAGGATACTGGGCGCCGGTCAGCGGCGAGGTAGAACCCGGAGAGAGCCAGGCGGATGCGGTGGCCCGGGAGGCGATGGAGGAGGTGGGCTTGACCGTGCGGCCCGTGCGCAAGGTTTGGGAAAACGTCTCGACACGGGGAACCTTCAAGCTCCACTGGTGGATCGCCGAGTATGTCGCTGGTGAGTTGGCGCTCAACGCAGCGGAGGTGGGTGACGCTCGCTGGCTCACGGTCGGGGAGATCAACCTTCTGGACGGGACCTTCGACGGCGACCGCGAATTCTACCGCACGATTCTTCCCTCTCTGCGTCCCTAG
- a CDS encoding GNAT family N-acetyltransferase has protein sequence MAIVVKRYSSGDLEQCVSVLAEAFVTNPLHRSAFGEGRLDQNRLFFRIGLRHMFRGDAFVARDEEGICGYVHFTYSPHCLPPPEEIPSMAASLLRPLGDSVPKIIQWFARWCRLDPDEPHVHLGPIGVAPEKQGRGIGSALMKCYLERLEHGNFPGYLETDREENVGFYEKFGFTVRRKEVLIGAPTWYMWRPSGAPSGERGENEGGEGGAAP, from the coding sequence ATGGCGATCGTCGTGAAAAGATATTCGTCGGGCGATCTGGAGCAGTGCGTCTCGGTTCTCGCCGAGGCTTTCGTGACCAATCCGCTTCATCGTTCGGCGTTCGGAGAAGGACGGCTCGATCAGAATCGGCTCTTCTTTCGCATCGGCTTGCGCCATATGTTCCGCGGGGACGCGTTTGTGGCGCGCGACGAAGAGGGGATCTGCGGTTACGTCCACTTCACGTACTCGCCGCATTGCCTTCCGCCTCCCGAGGAGATCCCGTCGATGGCGGCGAGCCTGCTCAGGCCTCTGGGAGATTCCGTGCCGAAGATCATCCAGTGGTTCGCCCGCTGGTGCCGGCTCGACCCGGACGAGCCGCACGTTCATCTCGGGCCGATCGGCGTCGCACCGGAAAAACAAGGCCGCGGCATCGGATCGGCTTTGATGAAATGCTACCTGGAGCGCCTGGAACACGGCAATTTCCCGGGCTATCTGGAGACCGACCGCGAGGAAAACGTCGGCTTCTACGAGAAGTTCGGCTTTACGGTACGGCGCAAAGAGGTCCTGATCGGCGCGCCGACGTGGTACATGTGGAGGCCCTCCGGCGCGCCGTCAGGGGAACGGGGAGAGAACGAGGGAGGAGAAGGCGGCGCTGCTCCCTGA
- a CDS encoding ABC transporter substrate-binding protein — protein sequence MSERRCFSFAWSAIVFTTVLACAAAARAAAPLQKVVFVFAGFNERSGFLFTAKDMRFFDEQGIDAQIVQVRSGQVAVSALAANEAQFYSVSATGASLGAMAGGLDLNFIAGIVNKLDGDVVVAPRIASPSDLKGKTLGVQSIGGGVWTFTMLALDHWGLTPDRDKIQFRVVGDQAVLAQALITGSIDGCYLGYTFSKVAQRQGFRVLQDLAKVDIPYQGIGIVARKSYIEQSPDTAARALRAIAKSVAFFLDPANKPRVVEILMKWLRLARVDDAVAGYDAMQSLYSRRIFPTVDGIRNTVRILGRIDPKFSRLKAENLVDERIVRRLEAEGLFR from the coding sequence ATGAGCGAACGCCGATGTTTTTCTTTCGCCTGGAGCGCGATCGTTTTCACCACCGTCCTTGCCTGTGCCGCCGCCGCCCGCGCGGCCGCGCCGTTGCAGAAGGTCGTTTTCGTTTTCGCGGGATTCAACGAGCGGAGCGGATTTCTGTTCACGGCGAAGGACATGAGGTTTTTCGACGAGCAGGGAATCGACGCTCAGATCGTGCAGGTCCGGAGCGGCCAGGTCGCCGTTTCGGCGCTGGCGGCCAACGAAGCGCAGTTCTACAGCGTCTCCGCCACAGGCGCCAGCCTGGGGGCGATGGCCGGCGGCCTCGATCTGAACTTCATCGCCGGAATCGTCAACAAGCTGGACGGCGACGTCGTGGTCGCGCCCAGGATCGCCTCGCCGTCCGACCTCAAGGGAAAGACCCTCGGGGTGCAGAGCATCGGAGGGGGCGTCTGGACCTTCACGATGCTCGCCCTCGATCACTGGGGACTGACGCCCGACCGCGACAAAATCCAGTTCCGGGTCGTCGGCGACCAGGCGGTACTGGCGCAGGCGCTGATCACCGGGAGCATCGACGGGTGCTATCTCGGCTATACCTTCAGCAAGGTCGCTCAGCGTCAAGGCTTCCGCGTCCTGCAGGACCTGGCGAAGGTGGACATTCCCTACCAGGGCATTGGCATCGTCGCCCGCAAGAGCTACATCGAGCAGTCACCCGACACTGCGGCTCGGGCGCTCCGCGCAATCGCCAAGTCGGTCGCCTTTTTTCTCGACCCCGCGAACAAGCCGCGCGTCGTGGAGATCCTGATGAAATGGCTGCGGTTGGCGCGGGTGGACGATGCGGTGGCCGGCTATGACGCCATGCAGTCGCTCTACAGCCGACGAATCTTCCCGACCGTCGACGGCATCCGAAACACCGTGCGGATTCTCGGACGGATCGACCCGAAGTTCAGCAGGCTCAAGGCCGAGAATCTCGTCGACGAGCGAATCGTCCGCCGGCTCGAGGCAGAGGGGCTGTTCAGGTAG
- a CDS encoding SgcJ/EcaC family oxidoreductase — protein sequence MSEERNVIGLYHALLDTWNRRNAPEMAALFAEDGHIVGFDGSSHDGPERIAAEVGGIFAHHATPAYVGKVRGVRFLSSEVALVRAVAGMVPPGQSDLNPALNAIQTMVAAKFNGRWRVAAFQNTPAAFHGRPELADALTEELRAAMSKKDPESA from the coding sequence GTGAGCGAAGAAAGGAACGTGATCGGGCTCTATCATGCGCTACTGGACACCTGGAACCGACGCAATGCCCCCGAAATGGCGGCGCTCTTCGCGGAAGACGGGCACATCGTGGGGTTCGACGGCTCGTCGCACGACGGCCCGGAACGAATCGCCGCCGAGGTCGGGGGGATTTTCGCGCACCACGCAACTCCCGCTTACGTCGGGAAAGTCCGCGGGGTACGGTTCCTCTCGTCGGAGGTGGCGCTGGTTCGCGCGGTGGCGGGCATGGTGCCCCCGGGACAGTCGGATCTCAATCCGGCTCTGAATGCGATCCAGACGATGGTCGCGGCGAAGTTCAACGGCCGCTGGCGCGTTGCGGCGTTTCAAAATACGCCCGCCGCCTTCCACGGCCGTCCCGAGCTGGCCGATGCGCTAACCGAGGAGCTGCGCGCGGCGATGTCGAAAAAGGACCCGGAAAGCGCGTAG
- a CDS encoding enoyl-CoA hydratase/isomerase family protein: protein MTDYKTILYEKQRKGVLITLNRPGALNAITEEMMEELDHALAEAETDPEIRAVVIAGSGGNFSAGEDISGEDPETAWPYGIPVGSSLNTVYNRFRDADRRDILGRQLYRWQYPKPIIGAVSGWCLGSASWLALTCHITIAADDAVFGQPQVRHGAGTDFIWVALAGFKNALRYSLTGDHVDAQEALRIGLVNQVVPKSELMEVCFKLVERIALVPPETVKINLHIATQGLEMMGLRKAWMLNAELAAMARLSKREEFNKRLEEVKKSGGLKAFLQERDGPFQPEPFGPKSRK from the coding sequence ATGACGGATTACAAGACCATTCTCTACGAGAAGCAGCGGAAAGGGGTGCTCATCACCCTCAATCGTCCCGGAGCGCTCAACGCGATCACCGAGGAGATGATGGAAGAGCTCGACCACGCCCTGGCCGAGGCGGAAACGGACCCGGAAATCAGGGCCGTCGTGATTGCCGGTTCCGGAGGAAATTTCTCGGCCGGCGAGGACATCAGCGGCGAAGATCCCGAGACAGCCTGGCCCTACGGCATCCCGGTCGGCAGCTCCCTCAACACCGTCTACAACAGATTCCGCGATGCGGATCGCAGAGACATCCTGGGGCGGCAGCTCTACCGCTGGCAGTATCCCAAGCCGATCATCGGCGCGGTGAGCGGCTGGTGTCTGGGGTCGGCGTCCTGGCTGGCTCTGACCTGTCATATCACCATCGCGGCCGATGACGCGGTCTTCGGGCAGCCGCAGGTCAGGCACGGCGCCGGTACGGATTTCATCTGGGTAGCGCTCGCGGGCTTCAAGAACGCGCTCCGTTATTCGCTCACCGGCGATCACGTCGACGCCCAGGAGGCGCTGCGGATCGGGCTCGTGAACCAGGTCGTGCCCAAGAGCGAGCTCATGGAAGTTTGTTTCAAGCTCGTCGAGCGTATCGCGCTCGTGCCGCCGGAAACCGTCAAGATCAATCTCCACATCGCTACCCAGGGTCTGGAGATGATGGGGCTTCGGAAGGCGTGGATGCTGAACGCCGAGCTGGCGGCGATGGCCCGGTTGAGCAAGCGCGAGGAGTTCAACAAGCGGCTCGAGGAAGTCAAAAAGTCCGGCGGGTTGAAAGCCTTTCTGCAAGAACGTGACGGACCGTTTCAGCCCGAACCCTTCGGGCCGAAGTCGCGAAAATAA
- a CDS encoding enoyl-CoA hydratase/isomerase family protein: MTDYREILYEKQRCGVLITLNRPEALNAITRPMLRELHRALDEAEADPEVRAIVITGGGRAFSAGFDQAPTSGRRRDIQWPYGIPTGMSAADLMNYWSVDDVKLIRLFEMSKPVIGAVRGWAMGGGCWLALYTHITIAAEDAVFAQPEVRHGSNTSFMWTLLAGFKNALRYGLVGDHIDAQEALRIGLVNKVVPAERLLEECFSIVERIARVPPETVKINLQIATMGLQAMGLRDALRMDATLSIPAHMMLNEAFRRPLDEIRATQGTKAYLQRRDGPFQPEPFGPRARKA, encoded by the coding sequence TTGACGGACTACAGGGAAATTCTCTACGAGAAGCAACGCTGCGGCGTTCTGATCACGCTGAATCGCCCCGAGGCGCTCAACGCGATTACACGCCCGATGCTCCGAGAGCTGCACCGCGCGCTCGACGAGGCCGAAGCCGACCCCGAGGTTCGCGCGATCGTGATCACAGGAGGGGGGCGCGCCTTCAGCGCCGGCTTCGACCAGGCGCCGACGAGCGGGCGCCGCCGCGACATCCAGTGGCCTTACGGGATTCCCACGGGCATGAGCGCGGCCGATCTCATGAACTACTGGAGCGTGGATGACGTCAAGCTGATCCGGCTCTTCGAGATGAGCAAACCCGTGATCGGGGCGGTGCGCGGCTGGGCGATGGGCGGGGGCTGCTGGCTGGCGCTCTACACGCACATCACGATCGCGGCCGAGGACGCCGTTTTCGCCCAGCCCGAGGTCCGTCACGGCTCGAACACGAGCTTCATGTGGACGCTTCTCGCGGGTTTCAAGAACGCGCTCCGATACGGTCTGGTCGGCGATCACATCGACGCTCAGGAGGCGCTGCGCATCGGACTGGTGAACAAGGTCGTGCCCGCAGAGCGACTGCTCGAGGAGTGCTTTTCGATCGTGGAGCGCATCGCCCGCGTGCCGCCGGAAACCGTCAAGATCAACCTGCAGATCGCCACCATGGGGTTGCAGGCGATGGGGCTGCGGGACGCGCTCCGGATGGACGCCACGCTCTCGATCCCCGCGCACATGATGCTGAACGAGGCGTTTCGCCGGCCGCTGGACGAGATTCGCGCGACCCAGGGAACGAAAGCCTATCTTCAGCGGCGGGACGGACCCTTTCAGCCCGAGCCGTTCGGGCCACGGGCGCGGAAGGCCTAA
- a CDS encoding ABC transporter substrate-binding protein translates to MHGAHAAKSLRSERAPILPLLLVLLTGGMECAAAERLRLAHSTLTATNSVLWVARDRGIFSRHGLEVSLIYVAGVRSMQALLAQEVELASVSGTTAIQANLAGADSVIIGGISNSVLMWLVAAPEITTVEGLRGKRVGVTRFGSLSDFMARAHLRRAGLVPDRDVAMIQTGGYPESVAALQANGIQAAMLSPPYHTLAIRRFGFRELVDLSRATKYQANALVTLRRVALSRPGALTAFMEAYVEAVRIFKQDREFTIGVLARALRNNDRQILEETYAFYRDYFADIPYPTLEGIQLVLDELAPRVPKAKEARPRDFVDLRFLQSVDPAGGGKKR, encoded by the coding sequence ATGCACGGAGCGCACGCCGCAAAGAGCCTGAGATCGGAGAGAGCTCCGATCTTGCCGCTGCTCCTCGTGCTGCTGACCGGCGGCATGGAGTGCGCCGCCGCCGAGCGGCTTCGACTCGCTCACTCCACGCTCACCGCCACAAATTCCGTGCTCTGGGTGGCACGCGACCGGGGTATTTTCTCGCGACACGGACTCGAGGTGAGCCTGATCTACGTCGCGGGCGTGCGCTCGATGCAGGCGCTGCTGGCTCAAGAAGTGGAGCTGGCGTCGGTCTCCGGGACGACCGCTATCCAGGCCAACCTCGCCGGCGCCGACAGCGTGATCATTGGAGGCATCTCCAACAGCGTGCTGATGTGGCTGGTCGCGGCGCCCGAAATCACGACGGTGGAGGGGCTGCGTGGGAAGCGGGTGGGGGTAACCCGCTTCGGGTCGCTTTCTGACTTCATGGCGCGCGCCCATCTGCGGCGGGCGGGGCTGGTCCCCGATCGTGACGTGGCGATGATCCAGACCGGTGGATACCCAGAAAGCGTCGCCGCGCTCCAGGCCAACGGGATTCAGGCGGCGATGCTGAGCCCGCCCTACCACACCCTCGCGATCAGGCGCTTCGGGTTTCGAGAGCTGGTCGACCTGAGCCGCGCCACGAAATATCAGGCCAATGCCTTGGTCACCTTGCGCCGGGTTGCGTTGTCCCGGCCCGGCGCGCTCACCGCGTTCATGGAGGCCTACGTCGAGGCAGTTCGGATCTTCAAGCAGGACCGCGAGTTCACGATCGGCGTTCTGGCGCGAGCGCTGAGGAACAACGACCGCCAGATCCTGGAAGAAACCTACGCCTTCTATCGCGACTATTTCGCGGATATACCCTATCCCACGCTCGAAGGCATACAGCTCGTCCTCGACGAGCTCGCCCCGCGCGTGCCTAAGGCCAAGGAAGCGCGGCCGCGTGACTTCGTCGACCTGCGGTTCCTCCAGTCCGTCGACCCGGCAGGCGGCGGGAAAAAGCGCTAG
- a CDS encoding amidohydrolase family protein, whose amino-acid sequence MSDIVCIEADRLIDGRGGPAVESARILVEGERIAAAGPAHRVAAPEGARRISLGDRTVLPGLIDAHVHLKGWRSSDPDDVLTTPHPLAALRAAADCRKLLYAGFTTVRDCGGCLGPHLRDAIAAREIPGPRILTAYRGLSQTGRVKKVTWALDVTPLRQEVDGVDHCVRVVREQIGLGADFIKVSITGRVYAPQSDPGQTAYTPEEIQAIVNEAHRMGRRVAAHAQATQGIKNGVLAGVDSIEHGIYLDEQACEWMRERNTALVPTLSYFYRIATLGEGLGSPAYAVRKAREVVETHMRSFALAMRMGLTIGMGTDFEGTPLFPHGENAMEFELMVQGGMAERDAIVAATATNAAILGIEKNVGTVEAGKLADLIAVPGDPLKDISALRRVELVMQGGKIARSRIEGVPEEGL is encoded by the coding sequence GTGAGCGACATCGTCTGCATAGAGGCTGACAGGTTGATCGACGGCCGCGGCGGTCCCGCCGTCGAGTCCGCGCGAATCCTGGTCGAGGGAGAACGAATCGCCGCCGCCGGGCCGGCCCATCGGGTTGCGGCGCCCGAGGGTGCACGGCGAATTTCCCTGGGCGATCGTACGGTGCTTCCGGGTCTCATCGACGCACACGTGCATCTCAAGGGCTGGCGCAGCTCCGATCCGGACGACGTTCTGACCACGCCGCATCCCCTGGCGGCTTTGCGTGCCGCGGCCGACTGCCGAAAGCTCCTCTACGCCGGGTTCACCACGGTGCGGGACTGCGGCGGCTGTCTCGGGCCGCACCTCCGGGACGCGATCGCGGCACGGGAAATTCCTGGCCCGCGCATCCTCACCGCCTACCGCGGACTGTCGCAGACCGGCCGCGTCAAGAAGGTCACCTGGGCGCTCGACGTCACGCCCCTGCGCCAGGAGGTGGACGGCGTCGACCACTGCGTGCGCGTCGTCCGGGAACAGATCGGGCTCGGCGCCGATTTCATCAAGGTTTCCATCACCGGGCGGGTGTACGCGCCCCAGAGCGACCCGGGACAGACCGCGTATACGCCCGAGGAGATCCAGGCGATCGTCAACGAGGCTCACCGCATGGGGCGGCGCGTAGCGGCGCATGCGCAGGCGACGCAAGGCATCAAGAACGGCGTCCTGGCGGGGGTCGATTCCATAGAGCACGGGATTTACCTTGACGAGCAGGCCTGCGAATGGATGCGCGAGCGCAACACGGCCCTGGTCCCTACTCTCTCCTACTTCTATCGCATCGCCACTCTCGGCGAGGGCCTCGGTTCGCCGGCTTATGCCGTTCGCAAGGCCAGGGAAGTCGTCGAGACCCACATGCGGTCCTTTGCGCTGGCGATGCGCATGGGCCTCACGATCGGGATGGGTACGGACTTCGAAGGCACACCGCTTTTCCCTCACGGTGAGAACGCCATGGAATTCGAGCTGATGGTCCAGGGTGGGATGGCGGAACGGGACGCGATCGTGGCGGCCACGGCGACGAACGCCGCAATCCTGGGCATCGAGAAAAACGTCGGCACCGTGGAGGCGGGAAAGCTGGCCGACTTGATCGCGGTTCCGGGCGATCCGCTCAAGGACATTTCGGCGCTGCGGCGCGTCGAGCTCGTGATGCAAGGAGGGAAGATCGCCCGCTCGCGTATCGAAGGAGTCCCAGAGGAAGGCCTGTAG
- a CDS encoding ABC transporter substrate-binding protein has protein sequence MRIHPAGPRFWGTIVLLSLLVPASLFAQARKLRLLNVSYPFGGSTSFFWVAQRSGSFEKYGLKVEPIYIRGGRAGVQALVSGDVKIEMQGALAVISAWAHGAKDLRYIAAVGNRLDYILVADRSIKSPADLKGKRIGISQLGASTDFIARLALRRLGLDSERDVTLLGVGGAGERWAALNGGHVQATVVQPPFTLLARKAGFPILVDFSKIDFEYTISGVVTTVPFIRSEPETVMNFLRGLADGMDFYRDENQKDRVLRMLGDYFRSNAMEELEETRRSYSQLTPGLPWITVRAVENVIANDKLLAGMNLKAADMLDLSFLQKLAEERKAR, from the coding sequence ATGAGAATCCATCCGGCGGGACCGAGGTTCTGGGGCACGATCGTTTTGCTGTCGCTGCTCGTTCCGGCCTCTCTCTTCGCCCAGGCGAGAAAGCTGCGGCTGCTCAACGTCTCCTATCCGTTCGGCGGCTCGACGAGCTTTTTCTGGGTCGCTCAGCGTTCCGGCTCCTTCGAGAAATACGGCCTCAAGGTGGAGCCGATCTACATCCGCGGAGGGAGGGCCGGCGTGCAGGCGCTGGTGTCCGGCGACGTGAAGATCGAGATGCAGGGGGCGCTGGCGGTGATTAGCGCCTGGGCGCATGGGGCGAAGGATTTGCGCTATATTGCCGCGGTCGGCAACCGGCTCGATTACATCCTGGTCGCCGACCGATCGATCAAGTCGCCGGCCGATCTGAAAGGCAAGCGGATCGGCATCAGCCAGCTCGGGGCGAGCACCGACTTCATCGCGCGATTGGCGCTGCGCCGCCTGGGGTTGGACTCTGAAAGGGACGTGACCCTGCTCGGCGTCGGGGGGGCCGGCGAGCGTTGGGCGGCCCTGAACGGAGGCCATGTGCAGGCCACGGTCGTGCAGCCGCCGTTCACGCTGCTCGCGCGCAAGGCAGGATTCCCCATTCTCGTCGATTTTTCGAAGATCGACTTCGAGTATACGATCTCTGGAGTCGTGACCACGGTCCCGTTCATCCGCTCGGAACCGGAAACGGTGATGAACTTTCTCCGCGGCCTCGCCGACGGCATGGATTTCTATCGGGACGAGAATCAGAAGGACAGGGTGTTGCGCATGCTCGGCGATTATTTCCGCTCCAACGCGATGGAAGAGCTCGAGGAAACCCGCAGGTCCTACAGCCAGCTCACGCCCGGCTTGCCGTGGATCACGGTGAGAGCGGTGGAAAACGTCATCGCCAACGACAAGCTGCTGGCGGGAATGAATCTCAAGGCCGCCGACATGCTCGATCTCTCTTTCCTGCAGAAACTGGCGGAGGAACGGAAGGCCAGATGA